The Streptomyces nigra genome includes the window AATGCCGCGCACGTTCACGCTGTTCACCGGCCAGTGGGCCGACCTGCCGCTGGAGGAGGTCTGCCGGCTCGCCCGCGACTTCGGTTACGACGGGCTGGAACTCGCCTGCTGGGGCGACCACTTCGAGGTCGACAAGGCGCTGAGCGACCCCGGGTACGTCGAGTCCCGGCACCAGCTCCTCGACAAGTACGGCCTGAAGTGCTGGGCCATCTCCAACCACCTGGTGGGCCAGGCCGTCTGCGACGCCATCATCGACGAGCGCCACCAGGCGATCCTGCCCGCCGACATCTGGGGCGACGGCGAGGCGGAGGGGGTGCGCCGGCGGGCCGCGGAGCGGATCAAGGACACCGCGCGCGCCGCCGCGGCCTTCGGCGTGGACACGGTGATCGGGTTCACCGGCTCGGCCATCTGGCATCTGGTCGCCATGTTCCCGCCCGCCCCCGAGTCGATGATCGAGCGGGGGTACGAGGACTTCGCCGAGCGCTGGAACCCGATCCTTGACGTCTTCGACGCCGAGGGCGTGCGCTTCGCCCACGAGGTCCACCCGAGCGAGATCGCCTACGACTACTGGACGACCGTACGCACCCTGGAGGCGGTGGACCACCGGCCCGCGTTCGGGCTGAACTTCGACCCGTCGCACTTCGTGTGGCAGGACCTCGACCCGGTCGGCTTCCTGTGGGACTTCCGCGACCGGATCTACCACGTCGACTGCAAGGAGGCCCGCAGGCGGCTCGACGGGCGCAACGGCCGGCTCGGCTCCCATCTGCCCTGGGGCGACCCGCGCCGCGGCTGGGACTTCGTGTCGGCCGGGCACGGGGACGTCCCCTGGGAGGACGTCTTCCGGATGCTGCGGTCCATCGACTACAAGGGGCCGATCTCCGTGGAGTGGGAGGACGCCGGCATGGACCGGCTGCAGGGCGCCCCCGAGGCCCTGAGCCGGCTGAAGGCCTTCGACTTCGAGCCGCCCAGCGCGTCCTTCGACGCCGCGTTCAACAGCTGAGCCAGTAGCCGGCCGCAGGCCGGGGACGGGGATCGGCGACACCGCCGATCCCCCCTCCGACCTGCGCGGATACGGCTTTGTCCTCGGATGGGAAAAAGTTCAACCGAATCGGGTGCAAGGGGTGTTCGCCCCGCACGGACCCGGTTACCGTCCTTGAGGTGTTCAGGACACACCTATCTCCGGGGTGACGGCGCACCCCGGCGCCCGCACCGCACGTCTCCAGCACCCACCCGTACGGCCCCATTCCGTTCCCGGAGGGACTTCGCGCACAGAACCGGACTCAGAGACACCCGCACCCCCAGGCGTCGCACACTGCGCACCACCGTCGCCCTGTT containing:
- a CDS encoding sugar phosphate isomerase/epimerase family protein, translating into MPRTFTLFTGQWADLPLEEVCRLARDFGYDGLELACWGDHFEVDKALSDPGYVESRHQLLDKYGLKCWAISNHLVGQAVCDAIIDERHQAILPADIWGDGEAEGVRRRAAERIKDTARAAAAFGVDTVIGFTGSAIWHLVAMFPPAPESMIERGYEDFAERWNPILDVFDAEGVRFAHEVHPSEIAYDYWTTVRTLEAVDHRPAFGLNFDPSHFVWQDLDPVGFLWDFRDRIYHVDCKEARRRLDGRNGRLGSHLPWGDPRRGWDFVSAGHGDVPWEDVFRMLRSIDYKGPISVEWEDAGMDRLQGAPEALSRLKAFDFEPPSASFDAAFNS